From a single Vibrio tubiashii genomic region:
- the purF gene encoding amidophosphoribosyltransferase encodes MCGIVGIVGTSPVNQSIYDALTVLQHRGQDAAGICTIESNRFRLRKANGLVKDVFEAKHMQRLQGNVGIGHVRYPTAGSSSASEAQPFYVNSPFGITLAHNGNLTNASEVREKLFEKDRRHVNTTSDSEVLLNVLAHEIDTVKGNVTADDVFRAVTNVHRTIRGAYAVTAMIIGHGMVAFRDPNGIRPLCLGKREVAGRTEYMVASESVALDAVGFDFLRDVAPGEAIYATFDGQLHTKQCADNPVLNPCIFEFVYFARPDSFIDKISVYSARVEMGKKLGDRIRDEYDHLDIDVVIPIPETSCDIALQIAQAIDKPYRQGFVKNRYVGRTFIMPGQQQRKKSVRRKLNAIRSEFKDKNVLLVDDSIVRGTTSEQIIEMARDSGAKKVFMVSAAPEIRFPNVYGIDMPSATELIAHGRDNDAICKQIGADELIFQTIDDLVDAVGMGNRDVEKFETSVFSGEYVTGDIDQAYLDFLESLRSDDAKVQREIQQDLANLELHNEGA; translated from the coding sequence ATGTGTGGTATTGTTGGAATCGTGGGCACTTCGCCTGTAAACCAGTCTATCTATGATGCATTGACGGTATTGCAGCATCGTGGCCAAGATGCCGCGGGTATTTGTACCATAGAAAGCAATCGTTTTCGTCTGAGAAAAGCGAACGGTTTGGTGAAGGATGTGTTTGAAGCAAAACACATGCAAAGACTCCAAGGCAACGTAGGTATCGGCCATGTTCGTTACCCAACGGCAGGCAGTTCAAGCGCGTCAGAAGCTCAACCTTTCTATGTAAACTCTCCATTTGGTATCACGCTAGCGCACAACGGTAACCTTACCAATGCGTCTGAAGTCCGTGAAAAACTGTTTGAGAAAGACCGTCGTCATGTAAACACAACTTCAGATTCTGAAGTGTTACTTAACGTACTTGCTCATGAAATTGATACCGTAAAAGGTAACGTAACGGCTGACGATGTATTCCGCGCAGTCACCAACGTTCACCGTACTATCCGAGGTGCATACGCAGTAACAGCGATGATCATCGGTCACGGTATGGTAGCGTTTCGCGACCCTAACGGCATTCGCCCTCTATGCCTAGGTAAACGCGAAGTGGCAGGCAGAACTGAATACATGGTTGCCTCAGAGTCAGTAGCGCTAGATGCGGTTGGTTTTGACTTCCTACGTGACGTTGCACCAGGTGAAGCGATTTACGCGACATTTGATGGTCAACTGCACACTAAGCAGTGTGCTGACAACCCTGTACTTAACCCATGTATCTTCGAGTTTGTTTACTTCGCACGTCCAGACTCATTTATCGACAAAATCTCGGTATACAGCGCACGCGTTGAAATGGGTAAAAAGCTAGGTGACCGCATTCGTGACGAGTACGACCACCTAGATATCGATGTAGTAATTCCAATTCCAGAAACATCATGTGATATCGCACTACAGATTGCTCAGGCGATTGATAAGCCATACCGCCAAGGTTTCGTGAAAAACCGCTACGTTGGCCGTACTTTCATCATGCCGGGTCAACAGCAACGTAAGAAGTCGGTACGTCGTAAACTGAACGCAATTCGTTCGGAGTTTAAAGATAAGAACGTACTGCTAGTTGATGACTCTATTGTACGTGGCACCACGTCTGAGCAAATCATCGAGATGGCTCGCGACTCAGGAGCTAAGAAGGTATTTATGGTATCGGCTGCACCAGAAATTCGCTTCCCGAACGTGTACGGCATCGACATGCCAAGCGCAACTGAGCTAATCGCTCACGGCCGTGACAATGACGCAATCTGTAAGCAAATCGGCGCTGATGAGCTTATTTTCCAAACTATCGATGACCTTGTTGATGCTGTTGGCATGGGTAACCGCGATGTTGAGAAGTTTGAAACGTCAGTATTCAGTGGCGAATACGTTACAGGCGATATCGACCAAGCTTACCTAGACTTCCTAGAGTCTCTTCGTAGCGATGACGCGAAAGTACAACGCGAGATCCAGCAAGACCTAGCAAACCTAGAGTTGCATAACGAAGGCGCTTAA
- the znuB gene encoding zinc ABC transporter permease subunit ZnuB has translation MIEFLLPSILAGLGIAFIAGPLGSFVVWRRMAYFGDTLAHASLMGLALGFLLDINLYLALTVCCLALAVILVTLQKQQLVATDTLLGILAHSALSLGLVAVSFLDNVRIDLMSYLFGDLLAVTPEDLVYIYIGVAIVSSVLALFWRSLLSTTVNEDLAAVEGHNVDLMRLILMLMVGLVIAIGMKFVGALIMTSLLIIPAATARRFAKAPEQMALLASIIGAIAVLLGLSMSWHYDTPAGPSVVISATAMFMLSQLYRVKG, from the coding sequence ATGATTGAGTTTTTACTTCCTTCCATTTTGGCGGGCTTAGGTATCGCATTTATCGCCGGACCTTTAGGCTCATTTGTCGTTTGGCGTCGTATGGCTTACTTTGGCGATACGCTGGCTCACGCATCTCTGATGGGTCTGGCGCTCGGTTTTTTGTTAGATATTAACCTATACCTAGCACTGACGGTTTGCTGTCTGGCGCTAGCGGTTATCTTAGTCACCTTGCAAAAACAGCAGCTTGTTGCCACTGATACCCTACTCGGCATTCTTGCCCACAGCGCCCTATCGCTTGGTTTAGTCGCGGTCAGCTTCCTTGATAACGTGCGTATTGATTTAATGAGTTATCTATTCGGTGACTTGCTAGCAGTCACGCCCGAAGATCTGGTTTATATCTATATCGGTGTGGCTATCGTTTCTTCGGTACTCGCCCTGTTTTGGCGTTCTCTGCTGTCCACGACAGTCAATGAAGATCTAGCAGCAGTAGAAGGTCACAACGTCGATTTAATGCGCTTGATCTTGATGCTCATGGTTGGTCTAGTGATCGCGATTGGCATGAAGTTCGTTGGTGCATTGATTATGACGTCACTACTAATCATCCCTGCCGCTACAGCGCGCCGCTTTGCCAAAGCGCCTGAACAAATGGCCCTACTAGCCTCAATCATTGGTGCAATTGCAGTTCTACTTGGTTTGAGTATGTCTTGGCACTATGACACCCCTGCAGGCCCATCTGTCGTTATCAGCGCAACGGCAATGTTTATGCTGAGTCAGTTATATCGAGTGAAGGGCTAG
- the znuC gene encoding zinc ABC transporter ATP-binding protein ZnuC, whose protein sequence is MSTLVELNDICVQFGERKVLDNISLRLNRGEITTLIGPNGAGKSTLVKVLLGLQKTFRGKVTKPKGLKIGYVPQKLRLNDSLPLNVERFLRLAGKYSKQELNDALKLVGAEHLLKSNMHSLSGGENQRVLLARALLQRPDLLVLDEPAQGVDVQGQIDLYELIDTIRHRFNCAVFMVSHDLHLVMAKTDDVVCINHHVCCSGAPADIAQHPSYIALFGHTHQQPFAFYHHKHNHHHHDLAGDPVDGDADNCSNHSHGHHHD, encoded by the coding sequence ATGTCGACTCTAGTCGAACTCAATGATATTTGCGTTCAATTTGGAGAACGTAAAGTACTTGATAACATTTCTCTTCGCCTTAACAGAGGCGAGATAACCACGCTGATAGGCCCAAACGGCGCCGGAAAGTCCACTCTGGTCAAAGTGCTTCTTGGCCTACAGAAAACCTTCAGAGGAAAAGTCACCAAGCCGAAAGGGTTGAAGATCGGTTATGTACCGCAAAAGCTTAGGCTCAATGACTCATTGCCTCTGAATGTTGAACGCTTTCTTCGCTTAGCGGGCAAATACAGTAAACAAGAATTGAACGATGCCTTAAAGCTAGTCGGCGCTGAGCATCTGTTGAAAAGCAATATGCACTCTTTATCAGGTGGTGAGAACCAACGTGTTCTCCTTGCACGAGCACTGCTGCAACGTCCAGATCTATTGGTACTGGATGAGCCTGCACAAGGTGTCGACGTTCAAGGTCAGATTGATCTGTATGAACTGATCGATACGATTCGTCATCGCTTCAACTGCGCCGTGTTTATGGTTTCTCACGATTTACACTTAGTGATGGCAAAGACTGATGATGTGGTATGTATCAACCACCATGTCTGCTGCTCCGGTGCGCCTGCTGATATTGCGCAGCACCCAAGTTATATCGCGCTGTTTGGTCATACCCACCAGCAGCCATTTGCCTTCTATCACCATAAGCACAACCATCACCATCATGATCTCGCTGGCGATCCCGTCGACGGTGATGCAGACAATTGTTCAAACCATTCTCACGGTCATCATCATGATTGA
- the znuA gene encoding zinc ABC transporter substrate-binding protein ZnuA produces MKRFLTACAIVLASTSIAQASTVLTSIKPIQLITVELTKNVATPDVLLGSNTSPHDYALRPSDVKRLRNADLVIWYGNDLEPFLTKILKDQDNVLTISDIEGLELREFSGEHDHHDHHGHDHGTHDPHFWLGYKPTLQAAEAIALKLAQLDEENKQQYLDNLAAFKQQLAEQKEAISAQLKPVSDSGYYVFHDAYAYFENDFSLNHLGHFTVSPERKPGAKTLISIRKTLAAEKAFCVFSEPQFTPAVVESVTRGSNAKTGVLDPLGIDVAAVEGGYFKFKQNLADSFSNCLTR; encoded by the coding sequence ATGAAACGTTTTCTAACGGCTTGCGCAATTGTACTCGCAAGCACGTCTATTGCCCAAGCATCAACAGTATTAACTAGCATTAAACCGATTCAACTGATTACGGTTGAGTTGACTAAGAATGTAGCCACTCCCGACGTTTTATTGGGTTCTAACACCTCACCTCATGACTATGCGCTGCGCCCTTCCGATGTAAAGCGTTTGCGAAATGCTGATCTGGTTATTTGGTACGGCAATGACTTGGAACCTTTTCTGACCAAGATTTTAAAAGACCAAGACAATGTGCTTACGATTAGCGATATTGAAGGTCTAGAGCTAAGAGAGTTTTCTGGTGAGCATGATCACCACGATCATCATGGTCATGATCACGGCACTCATGACCCACACTTTTGGCTTGGTTATAAACCAACGCTACAAGCAGCTGAAGCGATCGCGCTTAAGCTTGCTCAGTTAGATGAGGAAAACAAGCAGCAATATCTTGACAACTTGGCTGCGTTTAAACAGCAGTTAGCGGAACAGAAAGAGGCGATCTCAGCGCAACTTAAACCGGTATCTGACTCTGGCTACTATGTTTTCCATGACGCTTATGCTTACTTTGAGAATGACTTCTCACTCAACCATCTTGGTCATTTCACGGTGAGCCCTGAGCGTAAGCCAGGTGCGAAAACGCTGATCTCTATCCGTAAAACACTGGCAGCAGAGAAAGCATTCTGTGTGTTCTCTGAACCTCAATTCACACCAGCAGTGGTTGAATCAGTCACTCGCGGTAGTAACGCGAAAACTGGTGTCTTAGATCCTTTGGGTATTGATGTCGCAGCGGTTGAAGGTGGCTACTTTAAGTTTAAGCAGAACCTTGCTGATAGTTTTAGCAATTGCTTGACGCGCTAA
- a CDS encoding helix-turn-helix domain-containing protein has product MAANTSPKLFYPLPTLAQGKVFAAKQLFLADEGGIWLQDVRDQVLFFDGQHILPEKGSALDHEASQIAFLDNAFWSFFQNEIYRTVPNQEKELVFSLTPGTEILKIGSSKRYIWVSDERNFYTYQIDSGEFQTFSLMELYQYNQSSQIAINDAKFIFSKWVVATNAGVYLSEGSHFEHVSSSGKNYVEKLYFSEKRRELIIGSLNGALIFNINKPNEPIRTIAGSHVLSITETDQEYWIGTEKGLFVYTFLTGETQKFEQGIGAGNSLAGEKIYSLLNDNTGGIWVATDRGVRYFSLYSHKFTRYSNEAMSVVSRGEKLVELYRSKGRDGYWLLTNKGVFKLNLVKPSSRKLVFRGRVHDVEEHNGVLWLATDKGIVCVNADTGEVIDDDLPNFLKTNTVRFLEFNHGKMIWGASDTQLWSFDLVSRKLTQYGSEWMIDKYLPAQLTNMYVTSQDYVTLGTEHGMYIVRDGQISFVGESIPFGEVIDAVQPSERELWVASRYGLYRLDLFSNNVEPIDMVDGHVTPKCLIQNQDGIWLTSSTGLSRYTPRGTLTQHYGEPFGVISNEFLPGVCTFGSDSERTIFLGADSSLVKVNTQQLVVSRLPDTRVIFSQIKRNQKLFSLANTVQETPQIGYGESIFFQFGFLPSASNINLEYRLNQSSDWQALDGSTLTIEHLMPGEYSLEVRAVRNGRVKGNSNSYQFLVTEPWFLSHVAIVTYVLAVLIVIAVIVYWRSRLMAKSNRLLKAQVALKTNQLRHQSRVLLGNNNQLRKQLEVRWLIYSQSVNELKERLNTTASNSLTHEQLIGYMQQELETLINVRSTNGQALPVFNLTMIVNSVISSWKDELAKVGVNVELESDQELFIGLNDFNLDELFNLLFDGILRRCYRNQTVVIQLVQKEGMVVFSMLDQGDAFDSISGSVTSSDNLHKLVMQSGGEMNLFSSEDRNLLEISWQESVSFENNPIVMPADEECAELVHDDPWLSKVIQLVDDHYTDPEFSTSSAAKMLYVSERSLQRRLKSSVEKTFTEYLTEVRLDNACRRLLAGEKVSDVAFECGFNDPSYFSQRFKHRFGMSPTQFVEQQSRY; this is encoded by the coding sequence ATGGCGGCAAATACGTCACCTAAGCTGTTTTATCCTTTGCCAACTTTAGCGCAGGGGAAGGTGTTCGCTGCCAAGCAATTATTCCTTGCTGATGAGGGAGGAATTTGGCTGCAAGACGTACGCGATCAAGTGTTGTTCTTCGATGGGCAACATATCCTTCCTGAAAAGGGCTCGGCGCTTGATCATGAAGCGTCGCAAATCGCTTTTCTAGACAACGCATTTTGGTCATTTTTCCAAAACGAAATCTACCGTACTGTTCCTAATCAAGAGAAGGAGTTGGTGTTTAGTTTAACACCCGGTACAGAGATCCTAAAAATCGGTTCGTCCAAGCGTTATATCTGGGTGTCTGATGAACGTAATTTTTATACCTATCAAATTGATAGTGGTGAGTTTCAAACCTTCTCATTGATGGAGTTGTATCAGTACAACCAGTCATCTCAAATCGCAATTAATGACGCTAAGTTTATTTTCTCTAAGTGGGTGGTGGCGACCAATGCCGGTGTTTATCTCTCTGAAGGGAGTCATTTTGAGCATGTTTCAAGCTCTGGCAAAAACTATGTCGAAAAGCTCTACTTTTCTGAAAAGCGACGTGAACTGATCATTGGTTCACTCAATGGCGCGCTGATTTTCAATATCAACAAGCCGAACGAGCCAATTCGCACCATCGCAGGTAGCCATGTACTGAGTATTACCGAAACGGATCAAGAGTACTGGATTGGTACCGAAAAAGGTCTTTTTGTTTACACCTTCTTGACTGGAGAAACCCAAAAGTTTGAGCAGGGGATTGGCGCAGGCAATAGCTTAGCGGGCGAAAAGATCTATTCGCTTCTCAACGACAATACTGGTGGGATCTGGGTCGCCACCGATCGCGGTGTTCGCTATTTTTCTCTCTATTCGCATAAATTTACTCGCTATTCCAATGAAGCCATGTCTGTCGTAAGCCGCGGAGAAAAGCTCGTCGAGCTGTATCGTAGTAAAGGGCGGGACGGTTATTGGCTACTGACCAACAAAGGCGTGTTTAAGTTAAATCTAGTTAAACCGTCTTCACGAAAACTAGTATTTCGCGGCAGAGTGCACGATGTAGAAGAGCATAATGGTGTTCTGTGGCTGGCTACCGATAAAGGTATTGTCTGTGTTAATGCAGATACGGGCGAGGTTATCGATGATGACTTACCCAACTTCCTCAAAACCAACACGGTAAGATTTTTAGAGTTTAACCACGGCAAAATGATCTGGGGAGCAAGTGATACCCAACTGTGGAGTTTCGATCTGGTCAGTCGCAAGCTAACACAGTATGGCTCTGAATGGATGATCGACAAATATCTCCCCGCTCAGTTAACCAATATGTACGTGACTTCTCAAGACTATGTGACGTTAGGAACCGAACATGGGATGTATATTGTTCGCGATGGCCAGATTAGTTTTGTGGGGGAAAGTATCCCATTTGGTGAAGTGATTGATGCGGTTCAGCCATCAGAACGTGAGTTATGGGTAGCCAGTCGTTATGGGCTGTATCGCTTAGATTTGTTCAGCAATAATGTTGAGCCCATTGATATGGTTGATGGCCACGTAACACCAAAATGCTTGATCCAAAATCAAGACGGCATTTGGCTGACCTCATCTACTGGGCTTTCCCGTTACACGCCTCGAGGCACACTGACTCAGCATTATGGCGAACCATTTGGTGTCATCAGTAATGAGTTTTTGCCGGGTGTATGTACTTTTGGCAGTGACAGCGAAAGAACCATTTTCTTAGGGGCTGATAGCAGCCTAGTGAAGGTTAATACCCAGCAATTAGTGGTGAGTCGTTTACCCGATACGCGTGTGATATTTAGCCAAATCAAGCGCAATCAAAAGCTTTTTTCCTTAGCCAACACGGTGCAAGAAACACCACAAATCGGCTACGGAGAGTCAATCTTTTTTCAGTTCGGCTTTCTGCCAAGTGCTAGCAATATCAATCTTGAATATCGCTTGAACCAAAGTAGTGACTGGCAGGCACTGGACGGCAGTACCTTGACCATTGAACACCTCATGCCTGGGGAGTATAGCCTAGAGGTTCGTGCCGTCAGGAATGGGCGAGTAAAAGGCAATAGCAACAGCTATCAGTTTTTGGTCACCGAACCTTGGTTTCTTAGCCACGTTGCGATAGTAACCTATGTACTTGCAGTCCTGATTGTTATCGCGGTTATCGTTTACTGGCGTTCACGTTTAATGGCGAAGTCAAACCGCTTGCTTAAAGCCCAAGTCGCGCTCAAAACCAATCAGCTCCGTCATCAAAGCCGTGTTTTACTCGGCAACAACAATCAACTACGTAAACAGCTTGAAGTGCGTTGGTTGATTTATAGTCAGTCTGTCAATGAGTTAAAAGAGCGGCTTAACACAACGGCTTCTAACTCATTAACCCATGAGCAGCTTATTGGTTATATGCAGCAAGAGCTAGAAACGTTAATCAATGTCCGTTCGACAAATGGGCAAGCTCTTCCTGTATTTAATCTCACCATGATCGTGAATTCGGTGATCAGCAGTTGGAAAGATGAGCTAGCCAAGGTGGGCGTCAATGTTGAGCTTGAATCTGACCAAGAGCTGTTTATAGGCTTGAATGACTTTAACCTTGATGAGCTATTTAACCTATTGTTCGATGGCATTTTAAGGCGCTGCTATCGCAATCAAACGGTAGTGATTCAGTTAGTGCAAAAAGAGGGGATGGTAGTTTTCTCTATGCTGGATCAAGGTGATGCCTTTGATTCCATTTCTGGCAGTGTTACGTCCTCAGACAACTTGCATAAGCTCGTCATGCAAAGCGGTGGTGAGATGAACTTGTTTAGCTCAGAGGATCGCAACCTATTGGAAATCAGTTGGCAAGAGAGTGTCTCTTTCGAGAACAACCCGATTGTGATGCCAGCAGACGAAGAGTGCGCTGAACTTGTTCACGATGACCCTTGGCTATCAAAGGTGATTCAATTAGTTGATGACCACTATACCGACCCTGAATTTAGTACCTCTTCTGCGGCTAAGATGCTCTATGTATCAGAACGAAGCTTACAACGCAGACTCAAATCCTCAGTAGAGAAAACCTTTACTGAGTATTTGACTGAAGTGCGTTTAGACAACGCTTGCCGCCGATTACTTGCAGGGGAAAAGGTCTCGGATGTTGCCTTTGAGTGCGGTTTTAATGACCCTTCTTACTTTAGCCAAAGGTTTAAGCATCGCTTTGGTATGTCACCAACCCAGTTTGTTGAGCAGCAAAGCCGCTACTAA
- a CDS encoding FeoA family protein, translated as MKLSQLQQGQVATITGFSELSNDVRKKLMVMGLLPQTPVTLIRKAPMGDPLQVEVRGVSLAVRVNIADAITVEAN; from the coding sequence ATGAAACTCTCACAACTACAACAAGGGCAAGTCGCTACCATAACTGGTTTCTCAGAGCTCTCTAATGACGTGCGAAAAAAACTCATGGTGATGGGGCTTTTGCCACAAACGCCGGTCACACTGATTCGAAAAGCCCCAATGGGTGACCCGCTACAAGTCGAAGTTCGCGGAGTTTCGCTTGCTGTCCGCGTCAACATCGCCGATGCAATTACAGTGGAGGCGAACTAA
- the feoB gene encoding Fe(2+) transporter permease subunit FeoB codes for MEYKILTVGNPNSGKTTLFNGLTGAKQQVGNWAGVTVEKKTGKYSHSSDDFLLTDLPGIYALDSGNDGNSIDESIASRAVLTHPADLIINVVDATCLERSLYMTLQLRELGRPMVVVLNKMDALKRERQTIDIKALEKVLGCPVMAISANNKSQVQSFKDRLHKALVQGVALNEIRLDYGAEFEQAIETIAPIFKSQSEVSARALAIRALENDLLVVNSLAESDRVIVKAEQQKVELDIDLLVADVKYTFLHQQCQKVRRSEGKLSHSFTEKVDAIILNKWVGVPFFFVVMYLMFMFSINIGSAFIDFFDIGVGALLVDGGHYLLDDHLPVWLVTLLADGVGGGIQTVATFIPVIACLYLFLAVLESSGYMSRAAFVLDKVMQKIGLPGKAFVPLVLGFGCNVPSIMATRTLDQERERKLAASMAPFMSCGARLPVYALFAAAFFPQSGQNIVFALYLLGIVAAVFTGLVLKKTLYPGSSDSLVMEMPDYELPTMRNVVIKTWQKLKRFVLGAGKTIVMVVTILSFLNSVGTDGSFGNQDSENSVLSKASQIVTPVFAPIGIQEDNWPATVGIITGIFAKEAVVGTLNSLYAPSEEEGGEYDLMASLEEAVMSIPDNLAGLSYSDPLGIEVGDLTDSQAVAEEQEVDASIFGNLKGYFASSNAAFAYLIFILLYTPCVAAMGAYVREFGQKYARFIAVWTMGLAYGSAALYYQVTHFADHPATSSAWIAGILLVSFATYRILKSVGSKQSQVLEVQTA; via the coding sequence ATGGAATATAAAATTCTAACGGTTGGTAACCCTAATAGCGGTAAAACCACACTCTTTAATGGCTTAACAGGCGCCAAGCAGCAAGTAGGTAACTGGGCAGGGGTCACTGTCGAGAAGAAAACAGGTAAGTACTCTCATTCTAGCGACGACTTTTTGCTTACCGACCTTCCGGGTATCTATGCTTTAGACAGCGGCAATGATGGCAATAGTATTGATGAATCTATTGCGTCAAGAGCAGTGTTAACCCATCCCGCAGACCTAATTATTAATGTTGTCGACGCCACTTGTCTCGAACGCAGCTTATATATGACGTTGCAGTTGCGTGAGCTTGGCCGCCCTATGGTTGTTGTGCTTAACAAGATGGATGCGCTAAAGCGTGAACGTCAGACCATCGACATTAAAGCGCTTGAAAAAGTGCTAGGTTGTCCAGTGATGGCAATCTCTGCAAATAACAAATCTCAAGTTCAATCCTTTAAGGACCGCTTACATAAAGCATTGGTACAAGGTGTGGCACTGAATGAAATTCGCCTAGACTATGGGGCGGAATTTGAGCAGGCAATTGAAACTATCGCGCCAATTTTCAAATCGCAATCTGAAGTATCGGCGCGAGCATTGGCTATTCGTGCACTTGAAAACGACCTTCTGGTTGTCAACTCTCTAGCGGAATCTGACCGAGTTATCGTTAAAGCGGAGCAGCAAAAAGTCGAGCTTGATATTGATCTATTGGTCGCTGATGTGAAATACACTTTTCTTCACCAGCAGTGCCAGAAAGTGCGTCGCAGTGAAGGTAAACTAAGCCACAGCTTTACAGAGAAAGTGGATGCCATCATTCTCAACAAATGGGTCGGTGTGCCTTTCTTCTTTGTTGTTATGTATCTGATGTTTATGTTCTCTATCAATATCGGTAGCGCCTTTATCGACTTCTTCGATATTGGTGTCGGCGCTTTGCTGGTTGATGGTGGACATTACCTACTTGATGACCATCTGCCAGTTTGGCTAGTGACCTTACTGGCTGACGGTGTTGGCGGCGGTATCCAAACCGTGGCAACCTTCATTCCTGTGATTGCTTGTCTGTATCTCTTCCTCGCGGTATTGGAAAGCTCTGGCTACATGTCGCGCGCGGCATTTGTGCTCGATAAAGTAATGCAGAAAATTGGTCTTCCGGGTAAAGCCTTTGTTCCATTAGTTCTAGGCTTTGGTTGTAACGTACCATCGATTATGGCGACACGTACGCTCGATCAAGAGCGTGAAAGAAAGCTTGCTGCCTCTATGGCGCCATTTATGTCATGTGGTGCGCGACTTCCTGTTTATGCGCTATTTGCCGCGGCCTTCTTCCCACAAAGCGGTCAGAACATTGTTTTTGCACTGTATCTATTAGGTATTGTTGCTGCGGTATTTACTGGCTTAGTGCTTAAGAAGACATTGTACCCAGGCTCAAGTGATAGCCTAGTGATGGAGATGCCGGACTATGAACTGCCGACGATGCGCAATGTGGTGATCAAAACATGGCAAAAGCTAAAGCGTTTTGTATTGGGTGCGGGTAAAACCATCGTTATGGTTGTGACGATTCTGAGCTTCCTAAACTCGGTTGGTACAGATGGTTCATTTGGTAACCAAGATAGCGAAAACTCAGTGCTGTCAAAAGCATCGCAAATTGTTACGCCTGTGTTTGCCCCAATTGGTATTCAAGAGGATAACTGGCCTGCAACGGTAGGTATCATCACGGGTATCTTTGCCAAAGAAGCGGTAGTCGGTACTCTGAATAGCCTCTATGCGCCAAGCGAAGAGGAAGGTGGTGAATACGACCTAATGGCGAGCTTAGAAGAAGCCGTAATGTCTATTCCAGATAATCTAGCAGGGCTAAGCTACTCAGATCCACTAGGTATCGAAGTGGGCGACTTGACTGACAGCCAAGCGGTTGCAGAAGAGCAAGAAGTAGACGCGTCTATCTTCGGTAACTTGAAAGGCTACTTTGCTTCAAGCAATGCGGCATTTGCTTATCTGATCTTTATTTTGCTTTACACGCCATGTGTTGCAGCGATGGGTGCCTACGTACGTGAGTTTGGTCAGAAATATGCGCGTTTTATTGCGGTATGGACGATGGGCTTAGCTTACGGAAGTGCAGCGCTTTATTACCAAGTTACTCACTTTGCTGATCACCCTGCTACAAGTTCAGCGTGGATAGCAGGTATCTTGTTAGTGAGTTTTGCGACTTACCGAATTCTTAAGTCCGTGGGTAGCAAACAGAGCCAAGTTTTAGAGGTACAAACCGCATGA
- a CDS encoding FeoC-like transcriptional regulator codes for MILAELKQCIEQNGSISRRELAKKFAMSEDGVDAMLSVWIKKGKISRFIDTNASHNVTRIRYAKVKADALALNVTM; via the coding sequence ATGATTCTTGCTGAGCTAAAGCAGTGTATTGAGCAGAATGGAAGCATTTCTCGTCGTGAACTAGCGAAGAAATTTGCGATGAGTGAAGATGGTGTTGATGCGATGCTCTCAGTGTGGATTAAGAAGGGAAAGATCTCGCGATTTATCGATACCAATGCATCACACAATGTCACTCGTATCAGATACGCGAAAGTGAAAGCCGATGCCTTAGCTCTGAATGTCACCATGTAG
- a CDS encoding HIT family protein, producing MSFELHPQLAKDTTVIGQFPLCLALLHKDKAVPWVILVPKRSNLKELHHLPMKEQQQFLLESQAVSQALEATFQPDKLNLGALGNMVPQLHIHHIARFKDDIAWPGPVWGNTDGQFRSDEEQAQLLGRIKNVLSLSSIFSPA from the coding sequence ATGAGTTTTGAACTGCATCCTCAACTCGCTAAAGATACCACTGTGATTGGTCAATTCCCTTTATGCCTTGCTCTACTGCATAAAGACAAGGCTGTACCTTGGGTTATCCTTGTACCTAAGCGAAGCAACTTAAAAGAGTTACATCACTTACCAATGAAAGAGCAGCAACAGTTCTTGTTAGAGTCACAAGCGGTAAGCCAAGCGTTAGAAGCCACATTCCAACCTGACAAGCTCAATCTTGGCGCGCTTGGCAATATGGTTCCTCAGCTGCACATTCACCATATCGCTCGCTTTAAAGATGACATCGCATGGCCTGGTCCTGTTTGGGGTAATACGGACGGACAATTTCGCAGTGATGAGGAGCAAGCGCAGCTCTTGGGCCGAATTAAAAATGTTCTTTCGTTGAGCTCGATTTTCTCTCCAGCGTAA